A single region of the Eremothecium gossypii ATCC 10895 chromosome V, complete sequence genome encodes:
- the LSM3 gene encoding U4/U6-U5 snRNP complex subunit LSM3 (Syntenic homolog of Saccharomyces cerevisiae YLR438C-A (LSM3)) yields the protein MSDTPLDLLRLNLDERVYVKLRGARKLSGTLQAFDSHCNIVLSDAEETIYQLIDGELKSETKSSEMVFVRGDSVTLVTAAADE from the coding sequence ATGTCAGATACTCCACTGGACCTATTGAGGCTTAATCTAGATGAGAGAGTGTATGTAAAGCTCAGGGGCGCACGCAAGCTGAGCGGGACACTGCAGGCGTTTGATTCGCACTGTAACATTGTGCTTTCTGACGCAGAGGAGACCATTTACCAGCTGATCGACGGGGAGCTGAAGTCGGAAACGAAGAGCTCGGAGATGGTGTTTGTGCGTGGGGACAGCGTGACGCTTGTaacggcagcagcagatgAATGA
- the MRPL4 gene encoding mitochondrial 54S ribosomal protein uL29m (Syntenic homolog of Saccharomyces cerevisiae YLR439W (MRPL4)) has translation MENYYTLSGNQEGVASCYRIAEDSEGVISMWVFQRGLHSSRSVLARTRYTKPKPKPPRRSKVRAPTQTTHHDTDLKVTAPIPPAAANLECNPEHPLWQFFDGGRFMRSAEELDDKSRPWTVPELRRKSFDDLHSLWYACLKERNILAREMHLRRNMQEEGSAHAQLDERVRTTMWRIRHVLSERDWAYRLAHAELGTQQAPLLREVEEAFLAVPEAEDGEAFDMLARLQRAVFGISEYIEENLVDRRFVDGLKYIATLKLRRFAPRDAAVEQLLQASEGGITDAGEAFVIFTAENTLADVKEAADAVNELREQGNKVDRYEEIATVAQYLKKLANAKKVAA, from the coding sequence ATGGAAAACTACTACACATTGAGCGGGAACCAAGAGGGCGTTGCTAGCTGTTATCGCATAGCAGAGGATTCAGAAGGCGTTATAAGCATGTGGGTGTTTCAGAGAGGGCTTCACAGCTCCCGGAGCGTGCTAGCGCGGACGCGGTACACCAAGCCAAAGCCGAAGCCGCCTCGTCGGAGCAAGGTGCGGGCGCCGACGCAGACAACACACCACGACACAGACCTGAAGGTGACTGCGCCGATTCCACCGGCGGCCGCGAACCTTGAGTGCAACCCGGAGCACCCGCTGTGGCAGTTTTTCGACGGAGGGCGGTTCATGCGTTcggcggaggagctggacgacAAATCGCGGCCGTGGACGGTGCCGGAGCTGCGGCGGAAATCATTCGACGACCTGCACTCGCTGTGGTACGCATGCCTGAAGGAGCGCAACATTCTGGCGCGTGAGATGCACCTGCGCCGGAACATGCAGGAAGAGGGATCTGCGCATGCGCAGCTAGATGAGCGGGTACGCACGACGATGTGGAGGATACGGCACGTGTTGAGCGAGCGCGACTGGGCATACCGGTTGGCCCACGCGGAGCTGGGCACGCAACaggcgccgctgctgcgcgaggtGGAGGAGGCGTTCCTGGCGGTGCCCGAGGCGGAGGACGGAGAGGCGTTTGACATGCTGGCgcggctgcagcgcgcTGTTTTTGGCATTAGCGAGTACATTGAAGAGAACTTGGTCGACCGCCGCTTTGTGGACGGCTTGAAATACATTGCCACGCTGAAGTTGCGGCGGTTCGCGCCGCGCGATGCGGCCGTGGAGCAGTTGCTGCAGGCATCGGAGGGCGGCATAACCGATGCCGGCGAGGCATTTGTGATCTTCACTGCGGAGAACACGCTTGCGGATGTGAAGGAGGCTGCGGACGCGGTCAACGAGTTGCGGGAACAGGGGAACAAGGTGGACCGCTACGAGGAGATTGCAACTGTTGCCCAGTATTTGAAAAAGCTGGCCAACGCTAAGAAGGTTGCTGCGTGA
- the OGG1 gene encoding 8-oxoguanine glycosylase OGG1 (Syntenic homolog of Saccharomyces cerevisiae YML060W (OGG1)), translated as MKFNRLIFPKGEIVLDHVLQCGQAFRWIWNHEKRYYSASMLLNDKLGYRIIVLKQPDQCSIEFSVAGNKDDDCSGAARQWLMRYLRMEVNLEALLAEWQKADTRFIGKTHRGVRILRQEPWETLCSFICSSNNNIGRITKMCHALCSQYGSFLGELDGTPYYSFPTSKQLMEGASEDALRDLGFGYRAKYIMAAAEWMDSSKPAHMSDTEHLESWLDMISREEIRQRFMEVPGVGPKVADCVCLMGMQMDDHVPVDVHINRIAQRDYKFNASAAKIAALKARYKDLPSVRKKLNMELELVREMFIQKWGPYAGWAQGVLFAQEINKSDTATKQGPASNQEVAVAKRKVEEKDFLHEAGSEAAVVEVALDGVEFSASGRPLRTASKRIRYST; from the coding sequence ATGAAGTTTAACAGATTGATATTCCCAAAGGGAGAAATAGTCCTGGACCATGTATTGCAATGTGGTCAAGCGTTCAGGTGGATCTGGAATCATGAGAAAAGGTACTATTCCGCGAGCATGCTACTAAATGACAAGCTGGGCTATCGTATTATTGTATTGAAGCAGCCCGATCAGTGCAGTATTGAATTCAGCGTAGCTGGGAATAAAGATGACGACTGCAGCGGGGCGGCACGACAATGGCTGATGCGCTACCTACGGATGGAGGTGAACCTAGAGGCTTTGTTAGCAGAATGGCAGAAAGCAGACACACGTTTCATCGGGAAAACACATCGTGGCGTGCGAATACTGCGACAGGAACCCTGGGAGACACTGTGCTCGTTTATTTGCTCTAGCAACAACAATATCGGGCGCATCACGAAGATGTGCCATGCACTGTGTTCGCAGTACGGGAGCTTCCTCGGCGAGCTCGACGGTACTCCATACTACTCATTCCCCACCAGCAAGCAGCTGATGGAAGGCGCTAGCGAGGACGCACTGCGGGATTTGGGGTTTGGGTATCGCGCCAAGTATATCATGGCTGCGGCAGAATGGATGGATTCAAGTAAACCGGCACACATGAGCGATACTGAACACCTGGAATCCTGGCTAGACATGATATCGCGGGAGGAGATCCGTCAGCGGTTTATGGAGGTTCCGGGGGTGGGTCCGAAGGTCGCAGATTGCGTCTGCCTCATGGGCATGCAGATGGACGACCATGTGCCTGTAGACGTGCACATCAACAGGATCGCACAAAGAGACTACAAGTTCAATGCATCGGCAGCGAAGATCGCTGCGCTGAAAGCGCGATACAAGGACCTTCCCAGTGTGCGCAAGAAACTGAACATGGAGCTGGAGCTTGTGCGGGAAATGTTCATACAAAAGTGGGGCCCCTATGCCGGATGGGCGCAGGGCGTGCTCTTCGCGCAGGAGATCAACAAGTCTGACACGGCCACGAAGCAGGGTCCGGCCAGCAACCAGGAGGTCGCAGTAGCCAAACGTAAAGTGGAGGAGAAAGACTTTTTGCATGAAGCCGGCTCTGAGGCCGCGGTGGTCGAGGTCGCTCTTGATGGCGTTGAGTTCTCGGCGTCCGGCCGGCCTTTGCGGACCGCTTCCAAGCGCATTAGATACAGCACTTAG
- the PIF1 gene encoding DNA helicase PIF1 (Syntenic homolog of Saccharomyces cerevisiae YML061C (PIF1)), whose product MLKYCRQLKTLHALQVRGTIHAGSKSYLVMKNRLEGSWAFNSDAKRFKHDGSMVQELEGEGKRGNASVLEEAWDTSGDDDILQHIAALEERRGEPDPSMCSGVASGTRLEVQMQRTEAEIKQSKEAPEPLIELPDVQILGSKTVDSKESIKNSAAGTQELAFLTQRPTLHEHISADQPQASDQRPSASPKRVQCFMLSDEQRNVLKLAEEGTNIFYTGSAGTGKSILLRELIKKLKTVHGRQGAVAVTASTGLAACNIGGITVHSFAGIGLGNSPKENLLKKVKRSRKHVQRWQNCKCLIIDEISMIDGELLDKLDYIARKIKKSKAPFGGIQLILCGDFFQLPPVTRDNQQPNFAFDSEAWKQAITATIVLTRVYRQQGDTKFIQMLNDMRLGKISEETEAEFRKLSRPLVTDDIIPAQLFSTRVEVERANGSQLAKLPGKRRAYNAIDGGDLSDEELKQRLLANFLAPKRLELKVGAQVMNIKNFDDTLVNGSLGKVIDFIDEATFMFYQSVRDDDLDVAEWEKYRDALAKNDWNAPELDEDEEPKKETRTSMVKKALREKFRTIDTDDTVDHLGDTIFDFLKDDREVTDPEVKANLERKKQLLQEVHMSSKGKKLPLVQFFQPDNTTRTVLVREEAWAIEDENEKPLVTRVQLPLMLAWALSIHKSQGQTLNKVKVDLRRVFEKGQAYVALSRAVSRGGLQVLNFDKEKIQAHSKVVEFYDSLVSANDAVKMRKDVQRKISFPITKSKAPNAPTLPLAPQLRGNSIITLLERSNKNSGRSLSQKFSYVPSQSNNQAPSP is encoded by the coding sequence ATGTTAAAGTATTGTAGGCAGCTGAAGACGTTACACGCACTGCAGGTAAGAGGAACGATCCACGCAGGGTCCAAGAGCTATCTGGTGATGAAGAACAGATTAGAAGGTTCCTGGGCCTTTAATTCTGATGCGAAGAGATTTAAGCATGACGGGAGTATGgtgcaggagctggagggTGAAGGAAAGCGCGGTAACGCGAGCGTGCTAGAAGAGGCGTGGGACACAAGTGGGGACGATGACATTCTACAGCATATTGCCGCACTTGAGGAGCGACGTGGCGAGCCTGACCCCAGCATGTGCTCTGGTGTGGCATCGGGAACCCGTTTGGAAGTACAGATGCAACGTACAGAGGCAGAGATTAAGCAGTCAAAAGAAGCACCAGAGCCGCTGATAGAGCTTCCTGATGTGCAAATACTGGGCTCAAAAACTGTTGACTCCAAAGAGTCAATCAAGAATTCCGCTGCTGGGACCCAGGAGCTTGCGTTTTTAACTCAGCGCCCGACGCTTCACGAGCACATCTCCGCGGATCAGCCACAAGCTTCAGATCAACGCCCTTCTGCTTCTCCAAAGCGAGTGCAGTGCTTCATGCTGAGTGATGAGCAGCGTAATGTGCTAAAGCTGGCGGAAGAGGGTACCAATATATTTTACACAGGTAGCGCGGGGACCGGTAAGTCCATTCTTCTTCGGGAACTGATAAAGAAACTGAAAACGGTACATGGACGCCAGGGCGCTGTTGCGGTGACGGCTTCTACAGGTCTAGCAGCATGCAACATCGGCGGGATAACAGTGCACTCCTTCGCAGGCATAGGCCTGGGGAATAGTCCGAAGGAAAACCTTCTTAAGAAGGTCAAACGGTCGCGAAAGCACGTGCAACGCTGGCAGAATTGCAAGTGCCTGATTATAGATGAAATATCTATGATAGACGGCGAATTGCTCGATAAGTTGGACTACATTGCCCGCAAGATCAAAAAGAGCAAGGCCCCATTTGGCGGCATACAATTGATTTTATGCGGTGACTTTTTCCAGCTTCCTCCTGTCACAAGAGACAACCAACAACCCAATTTCGCATTTGATTCAGAAGCATGGAAGCAGGCAATTACCGCGACCATCGTCCTGACacgggtatatagacagCAAGGTGACACGAAGTTCATCCAGATGCTGAACGACATGAGGCTGGGCAAGATCTCTGAGGAAACGGAAGCGGAGTTCAGGAAGCTGTCGCGGCCGCTAGTTACTGATGATATTATACCGGCTCAGCTTTTTAGCACTAGAGTAGAGGTGGAGCGGGCTAACGGTAGTCAATTGGCAAAACTACCAGGCAAACGACGGGCATATAATGCAATAGATGGTGGAGATTTATCGGACGAGGAACTGAAACAAAGATTGCTCGCTAACTTTCTGGCTCCGAAGCGACTAGAACTTAAAGTCGGCGCACAGGTTATGAACATTAAGAACTTCGATGATACACTCGTAAACGGATCACTGGGGAAGGTCATTGACTTCATCGATGAGGCAACATTTATGTTCTATCAAAGTGTTCGCGATGATGATCTTGACGTTGCAGAATGGGAGAAATATCGGGATGCATTAGCGAAAAACGACTGGAACGCCCCCGAGCTTGATGAGGATGAGGAGCCCAAGAAGGAGACCCGCACAAGCATGGTCAAGAAAGCTCTGCGAGAGAAGTTTAGGACGATAGACACAGATGACACTGTAGACCACTTGGGCGACACGATATTCGATTTCTTAAAGGATGATCGAGAAGTCACAGATCCTGAAGTGAAGGCCAATCTAGAACGGAAGAAGCAGCTCTTACAGGAAGTTCACATGAGCTCAAAGGGTAAGAAGTTGCCATTAGTGCAATTCTTCCAGCCCGACAATACCACCAGAACAGTTTTAGTTCGAGAAGAGGCATGGGCTATCGAGGACGAAAATGAGAAGCCTCTAGTAACGAGAGTTCAATTGCCACTCATGCTTGCATGGGCCTTGTCCATTCATAAATCTCAAGGCCAAACACTAAACAAAGTGAAAGTGGATCTCAGACGTGTTTTTGAAAAGGGCCAAGCGTATGTGGCCCTTTCTAGAGCGGTATCTAGAGGCGGCTTACAGGTGTTGAACTTTGACAAAGAAAAGATCCAAGCGCACAGTAAAGTCGTTGAGTTTTATGATAGTCTTGTCAGCGCCAACGACGCGGtgaaaatgcgcaaagaCGTTCAACGGAAAATATCTTTTCCAATAACCAAGTCTAAAGCACCCAATGCACCAACGCTCCCACTTGCACCTCAATTACGAGGAAACTCCATAATAACCCTTTTAGAGCGGTCAAACAAAAATAGCGGTAGGTCGCTGTCGCAGAAGTTTAGTTATGTTCCATCTCAGTCAAACAACCAGGCTCCGAGCCCTTAG
- the SEC39 gene encoding Sec39p (Syntenic homolog of Saccharomyces cerevisiae YLR440C (SEC39)) → MKQDTVMLKDRLYILLSVLATRGDVERVEKCVVYDSELSVQEVLEVICVFWPEVDDPERLWFVYEGIERERQSTGELEFELINSEAELQALVDADADVVRGRAEMLRSHVRSRLEAHSVAVDVADCAGTFARARTVLVNEVEPDVLFHSGIIRRLRRGGRCAAVTAWERGILRPLAHANCSISRPLLVSAFEQLTPAEALELFVEPRSDEPAVHRAVLLHEVVPYVTFKQAYQEFLDVFLTPEQFPLTTLENFEFLKYMTKTVRPLFAEQPGKKKVFDRKLLQLLYDRGESLAEIPLPDLPRELYGLLLLIDETVTLSDGVSVKDLIEYTKYMDAANNYSLKSMRSLANADELAQLASFNSISHYLLAESPSVQTLQFLLSSSKLYPKLTKENQESAIIETLLSLSEFTLLHDFSLQAGFQVEKSVILKYFWRFFNSAPNGSRDRPEMTKARNNLRLLPKKDYYYLETLLDVADALAKYSLSYSRGQPFRPSHILDLKDDPFRIISKLLETNPSLYRDVETTFEILKQLYEGLQLQPHDPKYTSEYTRLLVCHIDCALANMEFKFAYDKVIELLENHDGLGEHWSTIFQVGKYIDPTWPDNEVPTEIIYLQMEVLSRLLHICPVEDVEAVVSTWSGLELELSTRTDVRDVYSLSNNSTNPKHLRKEIVQQVSSSVSNFLSDGIKWAIGEGK, encoded by the coding sequence ATGAAACAGGACACCGTAATGCTCAAAGATAGGCTCTACATCTTACTAAGTGTCCTTGCAACACGAGGGGATGTCGAAAGGGTAGAAAAGTGTGTTGTATATGATAGTGAATTAAGTGTTCAGGAAGTGCTAGAAGTGATATGCGTGTTTTGGCCAGAAGTAGACGACCCGGAGCGGCTGTGGTTTGTGTACGAGGGCATCGAGCGGGAGCGGCAGTCAACAGGGGAACTAGAATTTGAACTGATAAATAGCGAGGCGGAACTGCAGGCTTTGGTGGATGCGGATGCGGATGTTGTTAGGGGGCGGGCAGAGATGCTGCGAAGCCACGTCCGCTCGCGGTTGGAGGCACACAGTGTAGCAGTGGATGTAGCCGACTGCGCGGGTACCTTTGCGCGGGCACGGACCGTGCTAGTCAACGAGGTGGAACCGGACGTACTCTTCCATTCGGGCATCATACGGCGCTTGCGGCGCGGTGGCCGCTGCGCAGCAGTGACGGCATGGGAACGGGGCATTCTTCGGCCGCTGGCACACGCAAACTGCAGCATTTCCCGGCCGCTCTTGGTGAGTGCTTTCGAACAGCTGACGCCAGCAGAGGCGCTGGAGTTGTTTGTTGAGCCCCGCAGTGATGAGCCTGCGGTGCACCGGGCTGTGCTTCTGCATGAAGTGGTGCCATATGTGACATTCAAACAGGCCTACCAGGAGTTTTTGGATGTCTTCCTCACGCCGGAACAGTTCCCCCTGACGACGCTTGAGAACTTTGAGTTTCTCAAATACATGACCAAGACTGTACGTCCCCTGTTTGCGGAACAGCCCGGGAAGAAGAAGGTATTCGACCGGAAACTGCTTCAATTGCTGTATGACCGGGGTGAAAGCTTGGCTGAAATTCCATTGCCGGACTTGCCTCGGGAACTCTATGGATTGCTCTTACTCATTGACGAGACGGTGACGCTTTCTGACGGTGTCTCAGTGAAGGACCTGATCGAGTACACAAAGTACATGGATGCTGCCAATAACTATAGTCTGAAATCAATGCGTTCCTTAGCGAATGCAGATGAGTTGGCGCAGCTGGCATCATTTAACTCCATCAGCCATTATTTATTGGCTGAATCGCCATCTGTCCAGACACTACAATTTTTATTAAGCTCATCTAAATTGTACCCAAAATTAACGAAGGAGAATCAAGAATCTGCAATTATCGAAACACTGCTGTCTCTCAGTGAATTTACGTTGCTGCACGACTTCTCTCTCCAGGCAGGTTTCCAGGTCGAAAAATCGGTCATTTTGAAGTACTTTTGGCGCTTTTTCAACAGCGCACCAAATGGGTCCAGGGACCGGCCAGAAATGACAAAGGCGAGGAACAATCTTCGCTTACTGCCCAAAAAGGACTATTATTATCTTGAGACTCTTCTTGATGTCGCAGACGCCTTGGCAAAGTATTCGCTAAGCTACTCACGTGGACAACCCTTCAGACCATCGCATATATTGGATCTCAAAGATGATCCATTCAGAATCATAAGCAAACTGCTAGAAACGAATCCCAGTCTGTACCGTGACGTTGAAACGACTTTCGAAATCCTCAAGCAATTATATGAGGGATTGCAACTGCAGCCTCATGATCCAAAGTACACAAGTGAATATACCCGTTTGCTAGTCTGTCACATTGATTGTGCATTGGCAAATATGGAATTCAAGTTTGCATATGATAAGGTCATCGAACTGCTCGAGAACCATGATGGTTTGGGAGAGCATTGGTCAACAATATTCCAGGTTGGCAAATATATTGATCCCACTTGGCCAGATAATGAAGTGCCAACAGAAATCATTTATCTGCAAATGGAAGTTTTGAGCAGGCTTTTGCATATCTGCCCTGTGGAGGATGTTGAAGCAGTTGTATCAACATGGAGTGgattggagctggaattatCCACCCGCACTGATGTACGAGACGTCTATTCTCTTTCAAATAATAGTACTAACCCTAAGCACTTGAGAAAGGAAATCGTGCAACAGGTTTCGTCCAGTGTATCAAACTTTCTTTCCGATGGCATTAAATGGGCAATTGGTGAAGGCAAGTAA
- the MFT1 gene encoding Mft1p (Syntenic homolog of Saccharomyces cerevisiae YML062C (MFT1)), translating into MITQDQMQQVQKRLAVYQQGSYFASYLSSVGQVHELCQAILLGQLDEEHAFSQEAVQRLRDDIKVKYLENKIMIESDKLRTDLQDSAVETGVGLLKERLPERMAAVEELAKEMEVRNARLRQMTRDVEAFNRETRQLATNATTLRWERKEWENLLGVEEFGRLLESGIFQQERSGLYLVKERLFEGEDELQRINALMKADIERLSRELQQYQARWLQNAGVLERIGQILEQETLLRKGGQASDDVDMDENDGNEEDEEDEADDESFARRLDGSGSSDNELDHESEAMDTSESESDMESQKLEEERPASDAQLSNAEEDSAKAGSEGLDGSSEPRGSPALADPGTHREDSPDQSDT; encoded by the coding sequence ATGATTACACAAGACCAAATGCAGCAAGTGCAAAAGCGCTTGGCAGTTTATCAACAGGGGAGTTACTTTGCATCATACCTATCATCCGTTGGACAAGTACATGAGCTATGCCAAGCCATCTTGCTGGGGCAGCTCGACGAGGAGCACGCATTCTCTCAAGAGGCAGTACAGAGACTGCGGGATGACATCAAGGTCAAGTACTTGGAGAATAAGATTATGATAGAAAGCGACAAGCTGCGCACGGATCTGCAGGACAGCGCGGTGGAGACGGGAGTCGGGCTACTGAAAGAGCGGCTGCCAGAGCGTATGGCCGCTGTGGAGGAGCTTGCCAAGGAAATGGAAGTACGGAATGCGCGGTTGCGACAGATGACGAGAGATGTGGAGGCGTTCAACAGAGAAACCCGGCAGCTCGCGACGAACGCGACGACGTTGCGCTGGGAGCGCAAGGAGTGGGAAAACCTGCTGGGGGTCGAGGAATTCGGCCGGCTGCTCGAATCTGGCATATTCCAACAGGAGCGCAGCGGTCTCTATCTGGTCAAGGAGCGGTTGTTTGAGGGTGAGGATGAGCTGCAGCGCATCAACGCGCTCATGAAGGCGGACATTGAGCGGCTGAGCCGCGAGCTACAGCAATACCAAGCCCGCTGGCTACAGAATGCCGGGGTGCTCGAGCGGATCGGCCAGATCCTGGAACAGGAGACTCTCCTGCGGAAGGGAGGGCAGGCTAGCGATGATGTAGACATGGATGAAAATGATGGCAATGAAGAGGACGAAGAGGACGAGGCTGACGACGAGAGCTTTGCGCGCCGGCTTGacggcagcggcagcagcgatAACGAGCTGGATCACGAGTCTGAAGCGATGGACACCTCGGAAAGCGAGTCGGATATGGAGTCACAGAAGCTGGAAGAGGAACGACCGGCATCCGATGCGCAGCTGTCGAACGCGGAGGAAGACAGTGCGAAGGCAGGCAGCGAGGGGCTGGATGGGTCTAGTGAGCCACGCGGTTCACCGGCGCTAGCAGATCCGGGCACACACAGGGAGGACAGCCCAGACCAGTCCGATACATAG
- the RPS1B gene encoding 40S ribosomal protein eS1 (Syntenic homolog of Saccharomyces cerevisiae YML063W (RPS1B) and YLR441C (RPS1A)), translating into MAVGKNKRLSKGKKGLKKKVVDPFTRKEWYDIKAPSTFENRNVGKTLVNKSTGLKNAADFLKGRVVEVCLADLQGSEDHSFRKVKLRVDEVQGKNLLTNFHGLDFTTDKLRSMVRKWQTLIEANVTVKTADDYVLRVFAIAFTRRQSNQIKKTSYAQSSHIRAIRKVISEILTREVQNATLAQLTSKLIPEVINKEIENATKDIFPLQNVHIRKVKLLKQPKFDLGALMTLHGESSGEEKGKKVAGGFKDEILETV; encoded by the coding sequence ATGGCTGTTGGTAAGAACAAGAGATTGTCAAAGGGCAAGAAGGGtttgaagaagaaggtCGTTGACCCATTCACCAGAAAGGAATGGTACGACATTAAGGCCCCATCCACCTTCGAGAACAGAAACGTCGGTAAGACCTTGGTCAACAAGTCCACCGGTTTGAAGAACGCAGCTGACTTCTTGAAGGGCCGTGTCGTCGAGGTGTGCTTGGCCGACCTACAGGGTTCTGAGGATCACTCTTTCAGAAAGGTCAAGTTGAGAGTTGACGAGGTCCAGGGCAAGAACCTATTGACCAACTTCCACGGTTTGGACTTCACCACCGACAAGTTGAGAtcgatggtcagaaagtggCAAACCTTGATTGAGGCTAACGTCACTGTCAAGACCGCTGACGACTACGTCTTGAGAGTCTTCGCCATTGCCTTCACCAGAAGACAGTCTAACCAGATCAAGAAGACCTCGTACGCGCAGTCCTCTCACATCAGAGCCATCAGAAAGGTTATTTCCGAGATCCTAACCAGAGAGGTCCAGAACGCCACTTTGGCTCAGTTGACTTCCAAGTTGATCCCAGAGGTCATCAACAAGGAGATCGAGAACGCTACCAAGGACATCTTCCCATTGCAAAACGTGCACATTAGAAAGGTCAAGTTGTTGAAGCAGCCAAAGTTCGACTTGGGTGCTTTGATGACCTTGCACGGCGAATCTTCTGGCGAGGAGAAGGGTAAGAAGGTTGCTGGTGGTTTCAAGGACGAAATCTTGGAAACTGTGTAA
- the TEM1 gene encoding Ras family GTPase TEM1 (Syntenic homolog of Saccharomyces cerevisiae YML064C (TEM1)), whose product MASENTIPQLKNEVKIKIGLIGDAQVGKTSLMVKYVQNVFDEEYTQTLGVHYLERKINLGSTDVIFSIMDLGGQREFINMLPLVSNRAVAIIFLFDLTRPETLTSIREWYRQARGFNETAIPLLVGTKYDLFVNLDVAYQEELSKTSMRYAQVMGAPLVFCSTASSINVQKIFKVIIAKAFNLTLRIPEIKDMGDPLLIYKSLGNAPQRVPSEYTHHGRYRQPEHIRNMAEQ is encoded by the coding sequence ATGGCCAGTGAGAACACAATCCCGCAGCTGAAGAATGAGGTAAAGATAAAGATCGGGCTTATAGGCGATGCACAGGTGGGGAAGACCTCATTAATGGTGAAATACGTGCAGAATGTGTTTGATGAGGAGTACACTCAAACACTTGGAGTACATTATCTGGAGCGGAAGATCAATTTAGGGTCAACGGACGTTATTTTTTCAATTATGGATCTAGGGGGGCAGCGAGAGTTCATCAATATGCTGCCGCTGGTGTCGAACCGTGCGGTCGCAATTATATTTTTGTTTGACCTGACGCGGCCGGAGACGCTCACGTCAATCCGCGAATGGTACCGACAAGCACGCGGGTTCAACGAGACAGCGAtcccgctgctggtggGCACCAAGTACGATCTATTTGTCAACCTAGACGTGGCCTACCAGGAGGAACTGTCGAAGACGAGCATGCGGTACGCACAGGTCATGGGCGCCCCGCTGGTGTTCTGTTCGACTGCATCGTCAATCAATGTCCAGAAGATCTTCAAGGTTATCATAGCCAAGGCGTTCAACCTGACGCTGCGTATACCGGAGATAAAGGACATGGGGGACCCGTTACTAATATACAAGAGCCTGGGGAATGCGCCGCAGAGGGTGCCCTCCGAATACACGCATCATGGACGTTATCGACAACCAGAACACATACGGAATATGGCGGAGCAATAA